Below is a genomic region from Trueperaceae bacterium.
GACATCCAGATCACCGAAGCCATCCAGAGCCAGCTGGCCGAGGTCGGCATCGACGCCACCATCGAGACGCTCGAGTGGAGCGCCTACCTCGACAAGACCCGCGAGCCGGCCGGTGAGAACGACGTGCCCGTCGCGCTTCTCGGGTGGGGCACCGTCACCGGGGACGCCGACTACGGCCTGTACGCGCTCTTCCACACGAGCCAGCACGTGCCCGACGGCTCGAACCGCGCCTTCTACAGCAACCCGGAGGTCGACGACCTGCTCGACGAGGCGCGCGTGACGCCGGACCCCAGCGTCCGCGAGTCGCTGTACGCCGACGCGCTGCAGATCGTCCGCGACGACGCGCCGTGGCTGTTCCTGCACAGCGAAACGCAGCTCGTCGCCGTCAACGACGCCGTCGAGGGTCTGGTCATCCACCCGACCGAACGCGTCCTCGCCTGGAACGTCACCGTCTCCGAGTAAGACCCTTCGCCGTGAAGCCCCCCGCGGGGGGCTTCACGGCCCTATCTTTTCGCCCGCCTATCTTGCGACTCGCTTCGCCGTAGGGACCCCGCGTGTTCCAGTACACCCTCCGCCGTATCCTCATCGCCCTCCCCGCCATCCTCGGGGTCATCGTCGTGGTGTTCGCCATGGTGCGCCTCGCGCCGGGCGACCCGGCCGTCATGCTGGCCGGCGAGTTCGCCGACCAGGAGACGATCGAACGCATCCGCGAACGCTTCGGGCTCGACCGCTCCATGCCGGCGCAGTTCGCGACGTTCGTCGGGAACCTCGCGCAGGGCGACCTCGGGCGCTCGACGCGCACCAACCGCCTGGTGACCGAGGACCTCGCCCAGTTCTTCCCGAACACCCTCGAACTCGCGCTCGGCGCGATCCTGGTGGCGCTCGCGATCGGCATCCCCGCCGGCATCGTGTCCGCCATCAAGCGCAACACCTGGGTGGACGCCGCCGTGACGTTCGTCGCGCTGCTCGGCGTCTCCATGCCGGTCTTCTGGTTCGGGCTGCTCGCCATCCTGTTCTTCAGCGTCGAATTGGGGTGGTTCCCCGTCGCGGGACGGGGCTCGTTCGCGCACCTGGTGCTCCCCGCGATCACGCTCGGGGTGTCCAGCACCGCGATCATCGCCCGCATGACCCGCTCCTCGATGCTCGAGGTCCTCGACCAGGACTACGTCCGCACCGCCCGCGCGAAGGGCGTGCAGGCGCGCAGCCTCATCGCGAAGCACGCCCTGCGCAACGCCCTCGTGCCGGTCGTGACGATCGGCGGCCTCGAGTTCGGGCGGCTGTTGGCCGGCGCGGTCCTCACCGAAACCGTCTTCACGTGGCCCGGCGTGGGGCGGCTGTTGGTCGATTCGATCCTCGCGCGCGACTACCCGGTCGTGCAGGGCGCCGTCCTCGTGATCGCCATCTCCTTCATTCTCGTCAACCTGTTGGTCGACCTCGTCTACGGCGTGATCGACCCGAGGATCCGCTATGACTGACGCGACGACCGACGCCGCGAACGCTGCGACCACGGCGGGCAAGCCGCCCGCGCGGTGGCGCAAGCGGCTGCGCCGCAACCCCCTCGCGGCGGTCGGGTTCGGCATCATCGGCTTCTTCCTGGTGAACGTCGCCTTCGCGCCGTTCCTCGCGCCGTACGACCCCGCCGCCCAGGAGCTCCGCACCACCTACCTGCCGCCCGGGACCGGCGTGTCGTTCGGAGGGCCCGACGGCGAGTTCGGCCTGTGGGTCTCGCCCGCGACGCGCAGCCCCATCGGCGGGGTGTCGGTCGACGCGGACGAGGCGTACCCCGTCCAGTGGTTCGTGCGCGGCGAGCGCTACGCGTGGCTCGGGGGCGCGATCTCGAGCGACCTCAAGCTCTTCGGGGTCGACGGGCCGGTCCGTTTCCACCTGCTCGGCACCGACGAACAGGGCCGCGACGTCCTCTCCCGCCTCATCCACGGCGCCTGGATCTCGCTCTTCATCGGCCTCATCAGCGTCTCGATCGGGGTGGGGGTCGGCGTCCCGTTGGGCGCCATCTCCGGCTACCTCGGGGGCGCCTTCGACATCGTCGTGCAGCGCGTGGTCGACGTCATGCTGGCGTTCCCCGGCATCCTCCTCGCCATCGTCCTGGTCGCGACGTTCGGGACGGGCCTCGGCAACGTCATGATCGCCGTCGGGATCGCCTCCATCCCCGTCTACGCCCGCCTGGTGCGCGGCAGCGTCCTGTCGGTCAAGAGCCGCGAGTACGTCGAGGCGGCCCGCGCGATGGGCAAACGCGCCATGCCGACGTTGTTCCGGCACGTCGTCCCCAACGCCCTCGCGCCGATCATCGTGCAGTCGAGCCTGCAGATGGCGATCGCCATCCTCTTCGCCGCCGGCCTCGGCTTCCTGGGGCTCGGGGCGCGCCCCCCGCAACCGGAGTGGGGCCTGATGCTGGCGCGCGGCCGCGAGTACCTCGCCGTCGCGCCGCACGTCGCGACGTTCCCCGGCCTCGCCATCGTGCTGGTGGTGCTCGGCTTCAACCTGGTCGGGGACGCGCTCCGCGACGCGCTCGACCCGCGCGGCTGACGTCCGCTCAGGCCTCCCGGCTGCCCTCGACGCCTCCCGCCCCCGGCGCGCCCTCGGGCGCGGCGGGGGCGTCCCCGAAGCGCAGCAGGTCGACCAGGCTCTTCGCCCCGAGCTTGCGCATGAGACGTCCCTTGTAGGTGCTGACGGTGCTCGCGGCGAGCTCGAGCTCGTAGGCGATCTCCTCCAGCGTCAGGCCGAGCTGCAGCAGCCGCATCACCTTGCGTTCCCGGTCGGAGAGGGCGTCGAGCCCCCGTGCCGCGTCGCGATCGCCGTCCGCCTCGTCGCGCAGCAACCACGCCGTCGCGCTGTCGCTCAGGTAGCGCCCCCCGTACGCGACGGTGCGCAAGGCCCGCACCAGCTCGTCGTCGCCGACGTCCTTCGTCAGGTAGCCCGCCGCCCCCTCGCGCACCGCCTGCACCGCGTAGCGGCGTTCGGGATGCATCGACAGCAACAGCGTCGGAGGGGGCGTCCGCCACGTCCGGACGCGCGCGAGGACCTCGAGGCCGTCGACGTGCCGCATCGTGACGTCGAGCAACAGGACGTCGATGCGCCCCAGCGAGCGCGCTTCGCGCAGGAAGTCCCGCCCG
It encodes:
- a CDS encoding ABC transporter permease → MFQYTLRRILIALPAILGVIVVVFAMVRLAPGDPAVMLAGEFADQETIERIRERFGLDRSMPAQFATFVGNLAQGDLGRSTRTNRLVTEDLAQFFPNTLELALGAILVALAIGIPAGIVSAIKRNTWVDAAVTFVALLGVSMPVFWFGLLAILFFSVELGWFPVAGRGSFAHLVLPAITLGVSSTAIIARMTRSSMLEVLDQDYVRTARAKGVQARSLIAKHALRNALVPVVTIGGLEFGRLLAGAVLTETVFTWPGVGRLLVDSILARDYPVVQGAVLVIAISFILVNLLVDLVYGVIDPRIRYD
- a CDS encoding ABC transporter permease, whose product is MTDATTDAANAATTAGKPPARWRKRLRRNPLAAVGFGIIGFFLVNVAFAPFLAPYDPAAQELRTTYLPPGTGVSFGGPDGEFGLWVSPATRSPIGGVSVDADEAYPVQWFVRGERYAWLGGAISSDLKLFGVDGPVRFHLLGTDEQGRDVLSRLIHGAWISLFIGLISVSIGVGVGVPLGAISGYLGGAFDIVVQRVVDVMLAFPGILLAIVLVATFGTGLGNVMIAVGIASIPVYARLVRGSVLSVKSREYVEAARAMGKRAMPTLFRHVVPNALAPIIVQSSLQMAIAILFAAGLGFLGLGARPPQPEWGLMLARGREYLAVAPHVATFPGLAIVLVVLGFNLVGDALRDALDPRG
- a CDS encoding response regulator transcription factor, producing the protein MIQVVVVDDHALVRRGLATVLDATRDLRVVAAYADGRDFLREARSLGRIDVLLLDVTMRHVDGLEVLARVRTWRTPPPTLLLSMHPERRYAVQAVREGAAGYLTKDVGDDELVRALRTVAYGGRYLSDSATAWLLRDEADGDRDAARGLDALSDRERKVMRLLQLGLTLEEIAYELELAASTVSTYKGRLMRKLGAKSLVDLLRFGDAPAAPEGAPGAGGVEGSREA